The DNA segment TTTATGTGGAAGACCATTGCGAGGCGATTGCGTTGGTACTGCGCCAGGGGCGGATCGGTGAAGACTATAATGTCGGCGGCGACAACCAACCCACAAATTTGGAGATTATCCAAACGTTGTGCAACATCCTCGATGCGCGCTTGCCTGCTTCGCCGCACAAACCCCACGCGCAGTTGATTGAATACGTCACCGACCGCCCCGGGCACGATCGGCGCTATGCAATTGATATGCGCAAAATCCAAACGGAATTGGGTTGGCAGCCGCGGCAAGCGCTTGTCAGCGGGCTTGAAAAAACTGTAGACTGGTATCTCGCCAACGCTGAGTGGGTGGCTAAAATCCGCAAGCAGCAACAATACAACCAATGGATGCAGCAAAATTATGCGCATCGATCTTGAGAAAAAAGAATATCGTCTGCTGTTCTCGCTGCTACTGATTGATGCCATTTTCATCGTTGCCCACATTCTTAAATTCAGCACCAATCTGGTTTCCTCGTATTTGTTCTCGCTTGAGCAGAACAAAGGCTATGCCGAAATTTATCAGGACATCAAAGGGGTTTGGATCGCTGTACTTTTAGTTTATTTGTTCATCCGGCGACGAAAAATAGTCTATGCCGTTTGGCTGCTGCTGTTTGGCTTCATTTTGCTCAATAACGTGATGACGTTTCATGAGAGTATCGCCGGGAGCCTGAGTACTAATTTAATGCCCTTCGACTGGCCGCTGGCATACAAAGTCAAGCTGGGGGAATTGGCTCTCTACCTAATGATCGGAATTCCAACAATGCTTTTTATAGGGATAAGCTACCGAAGAAGCGCGCCCGAAGAGCAGTCCGTTACGCGCACGTTGCTGTGGTTATTCGCCCTGTTGATGGTTTTTGCATTAGGGGTTGATCTGCTGCACATCGGCATCCGGCGGATTTTTGATACACAGCTAGTTTATGAAATTATGGGCGGATTGGAAGAGGGGGGTGAAATGGTTGTGATGAGTTTGATCTACGCTTACCTGTTCGGGGTGGATGAAAGCTCGACAAAATAGCCTCCGTTTTATTTAGCCGAATACACCCATTCACCGGCAATCATGGTGCTGAGGGGTAGAATTTCGTGCAGCCCGTCCGCTTCACAGGTAAAAGGATTTGTATCTAACACCAGAAGGTCGGCATGATAACCCGGCGCGAGTACTCCCAGGCGATCTTCTATCCCCGCTGCGTAGGCCGCACCGAAGGTATAGGCGCGCAGGGCTTCTATAAGACTGATGCGCTGCGCGGGGAACCAGCCATCCGGCCCAGGGCTGCCATCCCGGCGGCGGCGGGTGACGGCGGCATGCAATCCCCAAAACGGATTCGGCGACTCGACCGGTGCATCGGAGCCGAAGGCCAATACCGTCCCGTACGCTAACTGATCCTGCCAGGTATAGCCATTTGTGGCACGCTGCCCCAGGTTACGGTCGGCCATGTACATATCTGAAGTGGCATGAATTGGCTGCATGGATGCAATAATGCCCAATTCAGCCAGACGAGGAGCGTCATCGGGGTGAATGATTTGCACGTGCTCAATGCGGTGGCGCAAAGACGACGGGGGATGGAGGTCGGGAGACGGATGGCTATGCGCCAAACTTTTTTCGTATTTGCGCAGGGCTTCAAAGGCATCCACCACTTCATGATTCGTCCGGTCGCCGATTGCGTGAATGGTTAGCGGCAAACCATTGGCAACCGCCTGCTGACCGAATTCAACAATTTGCTCGGCATCGAGCAGCAGCATACCGCGGTTTTCGGCTTCGCCCTCATAGGGTTGTAACATCGCCGCTGTGCGCGGCCCCAAAGCACCATCGCCAAAAGCCTTCACGCCGCCAATGCGCAGCCGATCGTCGCCGAAACCCCAGCGCAAACCCAGGCCAACGGCATAGGGCAAATCTTCCACAGGGATATTTTTGACCACGCGTAATTTTAGCGCATCGCGTTGATGCAGCCGTTGCAAAGCATCAAAACAAGCGCGGCGATCGAAATCGTGTACTCCAGTTATTCCGAACGCAAATAACTGCGCTTGCGCTTGCAAAAGCATCTCGGCCAGTTCATCGCCCGAAGGTTCAGGAATGATCCGCGCCAACAAGGTCATCGCGCCTTCCAATAATATCCCGGTTGGCGCGCCGTGCGGATCGCGTTGAAACTCGCCATCTTCAGGGTTGAGTGTCTGAGCGCTAATTTTTGCCGCACATAACGCGGCGCTATTCGCCCAACCCGCGTGCAGCGACTTCGCCGTCAGATAGACTGGATGCTGCGGGGCGACGGCATCCAACTGTGCGGCAGTCGGGAACCCGCCTTCGTTGGGCAAGCCCCAATTATTTTGATTCCAGCCGTGGCCCAGAATCCACTCGCCAGGCGCGGAAACCGCGGCGCGCTCGGCGACACGTTGCAAACATTTTTCCAGGGAGTCAACTTCACAATCGACATATTGCAAACTTTGAGCGTAATGCTGCATGTGAATATGCGCATCCGTCAGGCCAGGGATCAGCGGGGCGCCGCCCATGTTTTGGGTTTGCGCGCCAGCCCCAAACTGAGTCCGTAAATCATCATCCCCCAGCGCCAGAATCACGCCCCGGTCGATGGCAATCGCCGAAGCGCGCGGCATCTCCGGGTTCAGGGTATAGATATCCGCATTATAAAGAATTTTCACCATGCGTATTA comes from the Chloroflexota bacterium genome and includes:
- a CDS encoding amidohydrolase, yielding MVKILYNADIYTLNPEMPRASAIAIDRGVILALGDDDLRTQFGAGAQTQNMGGAPLIPGLTDAHIHMQHYAQSLQYVDCEVDSLEKCLQRVAERAAVSAPGEWILGHGWNQNNWGLPNEGGFPTAAQLDAVAPQHPVYLTAKSLHAGWANSAALCAAKISAQTLNPEDGEFQRDPHGAPTGILLEGAMTLLARIIPEPSGDELAEMLLQAQAQLFAFGITGVHDFDRRACFDALQRLHQRDALKLRVVKNIPVEDLPYAVGLGLRWGFGDDRLRIGGVKAFGDGALGPRTAAMLQPYEGEAENRGMLLLDAEQIVEFGQQAVANGLPLTIHAIGDRTNHEVVDAFEALRKYEKSLAHSHPSPDLHPPSSLRHRIEHVQIIHPDDAPRLAELGIIASMQPIHATSDMYMADRNLGQRATNGYTWQDQLAYGTVLAFGSDAPVESPNPFWGLHAAVTRRRRDGSPGPDGWFPAQRISLIEALRAYTFGAAYAAGIEDRLGVLAPGYHADLLVLDTNPFTCEADGLHEILPLSTMIAGEWVYSAK